Proteins co-encoded in one Saccharomyces cerevisiae S288C chromosome II, complete sequence genomic window:
- the CHK1 gene encoding serine/threonine protein kinase CHK1 (Serine/threonine kinase and DNA damage checkpoint effector; mediates cell cycle arrest via phosphorylation of Pds1p; phosphorylated by checkpoint signal transducer Mec1p; homolog of S. pombe and mammalian Chk1 checkpoint kinase) yields MSLSQVSPLPHIKDVVLGDTVGQGAFACVKNAHLQMDPSIILAVKFIHVPTCKKMGLSDKDITKEVVLQSKCSKHPNVLRLIDCNVSKEYMWIILEMADGGDLFDKIEPDVGVDSDVAQFYFQQLVSAINYLHVECGVAHRDIKPENILLDKNGNLKLADFGLASQFRRKDGTLRVSMDQRGSPPYMAPEVLYSEEGYYADRTDIWSIGILLFVLLTGQTPWELPSLENEDFVFFIENDGNLNWGPWSKIEFTHLNLLRKILQPDPNKRVTLKALKLHPWVLRRASFSGDDGLCNDPELLAKKLFSHLKVSLSNENYLKFTQDTNSNNRYISTQPIGNELAELEHDSMHFQTVSNTQRAFTSYDSNTNYNSGTGMTQEAKWTQFISYDIAALQFHSDENDCNELVKRHLQFNPNKLTKFYTLQPMDVLLPILEKALNLSQIRVKPDLFANFERLCELLGYDNVFPLIINIKTKSNGGYQLCGSISIIKIEEELKSVGFERKTGDPLEWRRLFKKISTICRDIILIPN; encoded by the coding sequence ATGAGTCTCTCGCAGGTGTCACCTTTACCCCATATCAAGGATGTTGTTTTAGGAGATACAGTAGGCCAAGGCGCATTCGCCTGCGTTAAAAATGCTCATCTTCAAATGGATCCCTCCATTATTCTAGCTGTTAAATTCATTCATGTTCCCACttgcaaaaaaatgggaCTCAGTGACAAGGATATCACAAAAGAGGTTGTTTTGCAATCGAAGTGTTCTAAGCATCCTAATGTTTTGAGACTTATCGATTGTAATGTCTCTAAAGAATATATGTGGATAATTCTGGAGATGGCAGATGGTGGTGATCTATTTGATAAGATTGAGCCTGACGTTGGAGTTGATTCCGACGTGGCCCAATTTTACTTTCAACAGCTCGTTAGTGCTATTAATTATCTGCATGTAGAATGTGGAGTTGCTCACAGAGACATCAAGCCTGAAAACATCTTACTCGATAAGAACGGAAATCTGAAGCTAGCTGATTTTGGGCTCGCCTCTCAATTTAGGAGGAAAGATGGTACATTACGTGTATCCATGGATCAAAGGGGTTCTCCACCCTACATGGCTCCTGAAGTATTATATTCTGAAGAGGGTTATTACGCAGATCGAACAGATATATGGTCTATTGGCATCCTCTTGTTCGTATTGTTGACTGGTCAAACGCCTTGGGAATTACCTTCATTAGAGAACGAAGATTTCgtcttttttattgaaaatgatggaAATTTAAACTGGGGACCCTGGTCAAAGATAGAATTTACTCACTTGAACCTACTCcgaaaaattttacaaCCTGACCCAAATAAGAGGGTGACATTGAAGGCTTTAAAGTTACATCCTTGGGTATTACGTCGAGCTTCATTTTCTGGGGATGATGGTCTCTGTAATGACCCTGAACTCTTGGCTAAGAAACTGTTTTCTCACTTAAAAGTCTCACTGAGTAACgaaaattatttgaaattcaCTCAAGATACAAACTCTAATAATAGGTACATTTCTACTCAGCCAATTGGTAACGAATTGGCTGAGCTTGAACACGACTCAATGCATTTCCAGACAGTTTCGAATACACAACGTGCATTTACCTCGTATGATTCAAATACGAACTATAATAGCGGAACAGGTATGACACAAGAGGCTAAGTGGACGCAATTCATAAGCTATGATATCGCTGCCTTACAGTTTCATtctgatgaaaatgattgTAATGAATTAGTAAAACGACATTTACAATTTAATCCGAATAAACTTACCAAGTTCTACACGTTGCAACCTATGGATGTTTTGTTACCGATTTTGGAGAAAGCCTTGAATTTATCACAAATTAGAGTAAAACCCGACCTTTTTGcgaattttgaaagattgTGCGAATTATTGGGTTATGATAACGTTTTCCCACTTAttataaatattaaaaCCAAAAGTAATGGGGGTTATCAATTATGCGGTAGCATTTCCATCATAAAGATTGAAGAAGAGTTGAAAAGTGTCggatttgaaagaaaaactggTGATCCTTTAGAATGGAGAAGAttgttcaagaaaatttcaactATCTGTAGGGATATTATCCTAATTCccaactga
- the UBX7 gene encoding Ubx7p (UBX (ubiquitin regulatory X) domain-containing protein; interacts with Cdc48p; UBX7 has a paralog, UBX6, that arose from the whole genome duplication), with translation MLEALFRDSVEEAINDSIKEGVVLAVYNTARDDQWLKSWFKGDDVSLDTLAEHSIWLRLVKDTEQFQLFEQVFPNVVVPSIYLIRAGKIELIIQGEDDRHWEKLLACIGIKDKKAGESSSRETNPGLAREEKSSRDVHRKNARERIAETTLEIQRREQLKQRKLAEEERERIIRLVRADRAERKALDETHHRTLDDDKPLDVHDYIKDAQKLHSSKCVLQIRMTDGKTLKHEFNSSETLNDVRKWVDVNRTDGDCPYSFHRGIPRVTFKDSDELKTLETLELTPRSALLLKPLETQNSGLSVTGMEGPSLLGRLYKGFSTWWHNDKDPEVTSQREETSKPNRHEVRSSTPLSGAASSSCFQYNNVREPVQSSAHASPMLTPSGTRYPSETNLTTSRSVSPNVFQFVNNDHQEDPEDPTTFNGNNVHLEKKKDEDKK, from the coding sequence ATGTTAGAAGCACTGTTTAGAGATTCTGTGGAAGAAGCAATAAACGATTCCATCAAGGAAGGCGTTGTGCTGGCCGTTTACAACACTGCACGGGATGACCAGTGGCTGAAAAGTTGGTTTAAAGGAGATGATGTCTCATTAGATACTTTAGCGGAACATAGTATTTGGTTGAGGTTGGTCAAAGACACTGAGCAGTTCCAGTTATTTGAGCAAGTATTTCCTAATGTAGTTGTACCCAGTATATACTTGATACGTGCTGGAAAGATAGAATTGATTATTCAAGGCGAGGATGACCGACATTGGGAGAAGTTGCTGGCGTGCATAGGCATCAAAGACAAAAAGGCTGGTGAGAGTTCGTCCAGGGAAACCAATCCAGGTTTGGctagagaagaaaagtcATCCAGAGACGTCCATAGGAAAAATGCAAGAGAACGGATTGCTGAGACTACCTTAGAGATCCAACGTCGTGAACAACTGAAACAAAGAAAGCTGGCTGAGGaggaaagagaaagaattATAAGACTTGTTAGGGCAGACCGTgcagaaagaaaagctcTTGATGAAACTCATCACAGAACccttgatgatgataagCCATTGGATGTTCATGATTACATAAAAGACGCACAAAAACTGCACAGCAGCAAATGCGTCTTGCAAATCAGGATGACTGATGGCAAGACTCTAAAACATGAGTTCAACTCGTCTGAAACATTAAATGACGTTAGAAAATGGGTGGACGTCAACAGGACAGATGGAGACTGCCCGTACTCATTCCACAGGGGCATTCCCAGAGTGACATTTAAGGATTCTGATGAATTGAAGACGCTAGAGACACTAGAACTAACTCCAAGGTCTGCATTATTACTTAAACCACTAGAAACTCAAAACTCGGGGCTATCTGTGACTGGGATGGAGGGACCAAGCCTTTTGGGCCGTCTTTATAAGGGATTCTCTACGTGGTGGCACAACGATAAAGATCCTGAAGTAACATCACAACGTGAGGAAACATCGAAGCCGAATCGTCACGAAGTGAGGTCTTCAACACCTTTATCTGGAGCTGCTTCGTCAAGCTGTTTCCAATACAACAATGTTCGGGAACCAGTTCAATCATCTGCTCATGCATCACCAATGCTGACACCTAGCGGAACCAGGTACCCATCGGAAACCAACCTTACTACGTCACGTTCTGTCTCGCCAAATGTTTTCCAATTTGTTAACAACGATCATCAAGAAGATCCTGAAGACCCAACAACCTTTAATGGTAATAATGTCcatttagaaaagaaaaaggacgaagataaaaaataa
- the BIT2 gene encoding Bit2p (Subunit of TORC2, a regulator of plasma membrane (PM) homeostasis; TORC2 also regulates actin cytoskeletal dynamics during polarized growth and cell wall integrity; interacts with Slm1p and Slm2p, homologous PH domain-containing TORC2 substrates; BIT2 has a paralog, BIT61, that arose from the whole genome duplication) → MATDLNRKRSATSGSLSVTNPNIKATNRKPARVYSVSSDIVPQALTHPDEDVHLKTSKSPHDAAPRWSQVGFQSIFHDGSNARRSTDSIEEEYSQGTENNDGHSEIGSSSSNRMEGNTTSNDSLFSSNSRGNKRRLSIFTNSKDNMRNRSRSGSKNYGTVITGTSSNNISRSGSKLFHTKSNMSVNSLQSSLSTGHSHSNKGSNVFSKMAKKLLPYKPHNSIGKDDVEPVVPSPFSKFLHSSYGKHRSPVQFIHTSTGGLIDSGKSVYSFNPSINNNPNDTALSLIQDDAFDATNVSLLHDLLKNLPSLIANYKSFTVQELFVLEGNIWGIYCSIVVELFKNKRVWQLPAKIEDIDRLLEFYITLKTQTKAAVTHSRFLAEIEEFITTSLYILENQIVFNYANEDTVNTALKRVGIIWKVFYQQVYYDMMAVLLPFEKSFQKNSNYWLDGYLSEPSRYAPSIDVLLLKCFRDSIILPYYESFLHTNDGASKSFQRYIFSEEEQNGVTEEDKLTLLQCFGILNTIKGNSRNQRIIGELLEGIRMSI, encoded by the coding sequence ATGGCAACAGACCTAAATCGTAAAAGAAGTGCTACCTCAGGCTCACTGAGCGTCACGAACCCGAACATAAAAGCAACTAATCGCAAACCAGCTAGAGTTTATAGTGTTTCTTCTGATATAGTACCGCAAGCGCTGACACATCCCGACGAAGATGTGCATCTAAAAACATCCAAATCTCCTCATGATGCCGCTCCTAGATGGTCACAGGTGGGGTTTCAATCTATATTCCATGATGGTTCCAATGCAAGGCGCTCGACGGATTCGATTGAAGAGGAGTACAGCCAAGGCACGGAGAATAACGATGGTCACTCCGAAATAGGTTCATCAAGTAGTAACCGAATGGAGGGGAACACCACGTCTAATGatagtttattttcttccaacTCAAGGGGCAATAAAAGGCGACTGTCCATCTTCACCAATTCAAAAGATAATATGAGAAATCGAAGCAGGAGCGGGTCAAAAAACTACGGCACTGTTATTACCGGCACAAGTAGTAACAACATAAGTAGGAGTGGCTCTAAATTGTTTCATACGAAATCTAATATGAGTGTGAACAGTTTACAATCTTCACTGTCTACAGGACATTCTCATTCAAACAAAGGCAGTAATGTCTTTAGCAAAATGGCAAAAAAGCTTTTACCCTACAAGCCGCATAATTCCATTGGTAAAGACGACGTTGAACCCGTAGTTCCCAGCCCATTCAGTAAATTTCTGCATTCTTCATATGGTAAACATAGGTCACCCGTACAGTTTATCCATACTTCTACTGGAGGCCTTATTGACTCTGGAAAATCTGTATATTCCTTTAACCCTAGCATTAACAACAACCCTAATGATACAGCTCTATCGCTGATCCAAGATGATGCTTTCGACGCGACTAATGTTTCTTTACTACATGATTTACTGAAAAACTTGCCATCCTTGATAGCAAACTATAAAAGCTTCACCGTACAGGAGTTATTTGTTCTGGAGGGGAATATCTGGGGTATATACTGCAGCATAGTTGTGGAGCTATTTAAAAACAAGAGGGTATGGCAATTGCCAGCAAAAATAGAAGATATTGACCGGCTGCTGGAATTTTATATCACTTTGAAAACACAAACCAAGGCTGCCGTAACGCACTCAAGGTTTTTGGCCGAAATCGAGGAATTCATTACCACTTCACTTTACATTTTAGAGAACCAGATTGTGTTCAATTATGCCAATGAGGATACCGTAAATACGGCTTTGAAAAGAGTCGGCATAATCTGGAAGGTGTTTTACCAACAGGTTTACTACGACATGATGGCAGTGTTACTGCCCTTCGAGAAAagcttccaaaaaaatagtaacTACTGGCTTGACGGATATCTATCTGAACCTTCAAGGTACGCACCGTCAATTGATGTCCTTTTATTAAAGTGTTTTAGAGACTCCATCATTCTTCCGTATTACGAAAGCTTCCTACATACAAATGACGGTGCCAGTAAGagttttcaaagatatATTTTCAGCGAGGAAGAACAGAACGGCGTCACAGAGGAAGATAAACTGACGCTGCTGCAGTGTTTTGGGATCCTGAATACCATAAAAGGTAACAGCAGAAACCAAAGAATTATTGGTGAACTTCTTGAGGGCATACGCATGAGTATATaa
- the HSM3 gene encoding Hsm3p (Evolutionarily conserved 19S regulatory particle assembly-chaperone; involved in the assembly of the base subcomplex of the 19S proteasomal regulatory particle (RP); involved in DNA mismatch repair during slow growth; weak similarity to Msh1p; structural study suggests Hsm3p is a scaffold protein for Rpt1p-Rpt2p complex formation; ortholog of human 19S subunit S5b) yields the protein MSEKETNYVENLLTQLENELNEDNLPEDINTLLRKCSLNLVTVVSLPDMDVKPLLATIKRFLTSNVSYDSLNYDYLLDVVDKLVPMADFDDVLEVYSAEDLVKALRSEIDPLKVAACRVIENSQPKGLFATSNIIDILLDILFDEKVENDKLITAIEKALERLSTDELIRRRLFDNNLPYLVSVKGRMETVSFVRLIDFLTIEFQFISGPEFKDIIFCFTKEEILKSVEDILVFIELVNYYTKFLLEIRNQDKYWALRHVKKILPVFAQLFEDTENYPDVRAFSTNCLLQLFAEVSRIEEDEYSLFKTMDKDSLKIGSEAKLITEWLELINPQYLVKYHKDVVENYFHVSGYSIGMLRNLSADEECFNAIRNKFSAEIVLRLPYLEQMQVVETLTRYEYTSKFLLNEMPKVMGSLIGDGSAGAIIDLETVHYRNSALRNLLDKGEEKLSVWYEPLLREYSKAVNGKNYSTGSETKIADCR from the coding sequence ATGAGTgagaaagaaacaaatTACGTGGAAAATCTCCTTACGCAATTAGAAAATGAACTTAATGAAGATAACTTGCCTGAAGATATCAACACACTATTAAGGAAATGTTCTTTGAATCTTGTGACTGTTGTCTCCCTTCCAGATATGGATGTTAAACCACTACTGGCTACGATCAAGCGTTTTCTGACGTCTAACGTATCCTATGATTCATTGAATTACGATTACCTTTTGGACGTTGTGGACAAGCTTGTTCCCATGGCTGATTTTGACGATGTTCTAGAAGTTTATAGCGCGGAGGACTTAGTGAAGGCCCTTAGGTCAGAAATAGATCCATTAAAAGTAGCAGCATGTAGAGTCATTGAGAATTCGCAGCCAAAGGGTTTATTCGCGACCAGTAATATCATCGATATTCTATTGGATATTCTATTTGATGAGAAAGTGGAGAATGATAAGCTCATTACAGCAATCGAAAAAGCGTTGGAAAGGTTGAGTACAGATGAATTGATTAGGCGTCGATTATTTGATAATAATTTGCCATACCTGGTGAGCGTAAAGGGTAGAATGGAAACGGTTTCTTTTGTCAGATTAATTGACTTCTTGACTATTGAGTTTCAATTCATCAGCGGTCCTGAGTTCAAGGATATCATATTTTGCTTTACTAAAGAAGAGATACTGAAATCCGTTGAAGATATCCTCGTTTTCATCGAATTGGTTAATTATTATACTAAGTTTTTGCTGGAAATACGAAATCAAGATAAATACTGGGCTTTAAGAcatgtaaaaaaaatactgcCAGTATTTGCTCAACTTTTTGAAGACACGGAGAACTATCCTGATGTCAGGGCCTTTTCTACAAATTGTCTTTTACAGTTATTCGCAGAGGTGTCACGAATTGAGGAAGAtgaatattctttattCAAGACTATGGACAAAGattctttaaaaattggGTCCGAAGCAAAATTAATAACCGAGTGGTTGGAATTAATTAATCCGCAGTACTTGGTAAAATATCATAAAGATGTGGTCGAAAACTATTTTCACGTCAGTGGCTACAGCATTGGAATGTTGAGAAATCTTTCAGCAGATGAAGAATGTTTCAATGCTATAAGAAACAAGTTTAGTGCTGAGATTGTCTTAAGACTACCGTACTTAGAACAAATGCAAGTAGTAGAAACCTTGACGAGATACGAATAcacttcaaaatttctgcTCAATGAGATGCCAAAGGTGATGGGCAGCTTGATAGGTGATGGGAGCGCAGGTGCTATTATAGATCTTGAGACTGTGCATTATAGGAATTCTGCCTTGAGAAATTTACTGGACAAAGGTGAAGAAAAGTTAAGTGTATGGTATGAACCTTTATTGCGAGAATACTCCAAAGCAGTTAAcggaaaaaattattccaCAGGCAGTGAAACTAAGATTGCAGATTGCAGATGA
- the EFM2 gene encoding S-adenosylmethionine-dependent methyltransferase (S-adenosylmethionine-dependent methyltransferase; seven-beta-strand lysine methyltransferase which dimethylates translation elongation factor EF2 (Eft1p and Eft2p) at lysine 613 and methylates EF3 (Yef3p) at lysine 187; green fluorescent protein (GFP)-fusion protein localizes to the cytoplasm; involved in regulation of translational termination; predicted involvement in ribosome biogenesis), whose protein sequence is MFDPLDLYTPDDIQVEALQFNLAEREPKDPCSPQRDEILTAVDEEESDDDDTIIDNLDLPSVKYAPPEVILCILILLKPDRQVNFNQETGKNKSVLEVCKSHGLEPDLLKRLLTWYTEEWPNKRLNSLEKICNKIPMLRFTVSKELLLGYYTSVLKKYNNSCGLNEEIIQELLKELSSRISENCGRTAQPSIVRYFELRNLSTSIPLHEPSLTADNLGWKTWGSSLILSQLVVDHLDYLHTTNVNMLANSDIKQIKVLELGAGTGLVGLSWALKWKELYGTENIEIFVTDLPEIVTNLKKNVSLNNLGDFVQAEILDWTNPHDFIDKFGHENEFDVILIADPIYSPQHPEWVVNMISKFLAASGTCHLEIPLRAKYAKEREVLKLLLKESDLKVVEERHSEGVDDWGAVKYLYRQIVRN, encoded by the coding sequence ATGTTTGATCCTCTCGATTTGTACACCCCTGATGACATCCAGGTTGAGGCTTTACAGTTCAATCTAGCAGAGAGAGAGCCAAAAGATCCTTGCTCACCGCAACGTGACGAAATATTAACGGCTgtagatgaagaagagagTGACGACGATGACACCATTATCGATAATCTGGATCTGCCCTCCGTGAAGTATGCTCCGCCAGAAGTTATCCTTTGTATACTAATACTTCTGAAGCCCGATAGACAAGTAAACTTCAATCAGGAGACAGGGAAGAACAAATCTGTACTGGAGGTTTGCAAGAGTCATGGGCTGGAACCCGATCTGCTGAAAAGACTTTTGACTTGGTATACAGAAGAATGGCCTAACAAGAGGTTAAACTCGTTGGAAAAGATATGCAATAAAATCCCAATGCTGAGATTTACAGTATCCAAAGAACTACTGTTGGGCTACTATACTAgtgtattgaaaaaatacaataataGTTGCGGATTGAATGAGGAAATCATACAAGAACTTCTTAAGGAATTGAGCTCAAGGATATCCGAAAACTGTGGGAGAACGGCCCAACCATCCATAGTaagatattttgaattaaGAAATCTAAGCACTTCCATACCGCTTCATGAACCCTCTTTAACGGCCGATAATCTTGGTTGGAAAACATGGGGATCATCTTTAATACTTTCACAATTAGTCGTAGATCACCTGGATTACCTACATACCACTAATGTGAACATGTTAGCGAACAGCGACATCAAACAGATTAAAGTATTAGAATTAGGAGCGGGCACTGGTTTAGTAGGACTTTCATGGGCCTTAAAATGGAAAGAACTTTATGGAACtgaaaatatagaaatCTTCGTGACGGATTTACCCGAGATTGTGAcgaatttgaagaaaaatgtgTCATTAAATAATTTAGGAGATTTCGTTCAAGCAGAGATATTAGATTGGACTAATCCTCACGATTTTATAGATAAATTTGGacatgaaaatgaatttgaCGTCATATTGATCGCCGACCCGATATATTCGCCTCAGCATCCGGAATGGGTAGTTAACATGATATCGAAGTTTTTGGCGGCATCAGGGACCTGTCACCTAGAAATACCTTTAAGGGCAAAATACGCCAAAGAACGAGAggttttgaaattattacTAAAAGAGAGTGATTTAAAAGTAGTTGAAGAACGGCATTCAGAGGGTGTGGATGATTGGGGTGCCGTTAAGTATTTATATAGGCAAATCGTTCGCAATTAG